DNA from Cyanobacteria bacterium FACHB-DQ100:
AAGTAATCTCGAACTCAACACCGTAGTCTAGGCGCAAATTGCAAGTATCGTGATCCGCAATGTTGGTATCACTGAGTTCGAGATTGTAGAAATCAACGATCTCATCGTCGAAGTAGGGGCCAGCGTGCCAGGTGCCGATCTCTAGTTTGATGAAGCAGTTTCCTGGAATGCGGAAAGCTCTAAGATCCGAGAGCGCTGGACTCACGCTTTCACCTGGAGGCGCAACCACGATCAGCCATTCTTTGCCTTCTAGAGAACCGAGGCACTGAGTGCACTGCTGATGGCGCGTGATTTTGTGAAATTTCCGCCCGCGATGCTGGAGTCGCATAATGTAGAAGCGGGGAATT
Protein-coding regions in this window:
- a CDS encoding ureidoglycolate lyase; translation: MQPSTIRSIQAQPITAEAFRPFGQLIQASPDGKGFDRDDAQLYLEEGIPRFYIMRLQHRGRKFHKITRHQQCTQCLGSLEGKEWLIVVAPPGESVSPALSDLRAFRIPGNCFIKLEIGTWHAGPYFDDEIVDFYNLELSDTNIADHDTCNLRLDYGVEFEIT